A section of the Triticum dicoccoides isolate Atlit2015 ecotype Zavitan chromosome 7A, WEW_v2.0, whole genome shotgun sequence genome encodes:
- the LOC119331546 gene encoding probable xyloglucan endotransglucosylase/hydrolase protein 26, which translates to MGRSMRGLLAVVAFAAVLRLGLVGANFADLCDITWEPQNAAMTDGGEHLTLSLVSNISGSMLRTKKTFIYGSISTLIKLVKGNSAGTVTTYYTSSVGDDHDEIDFEFLGNETGQPYTIHTNVFADGVGAKEVQFYPWFDPTADFHNYTIFWNPSMIVWFVDSIPIRVFRNYASKGVPFPTKRPMYGFSSIWSADDWATQGGRVKTDWAKAPFVAEYDNMGLDVCECLSTDAECAARCNKDTPPEPSQLTKEQMRQLRAVQLGYTIYDYCVNGKGPVPPECSMPQY; encoded by the exons ATGGGGAGGTCGATGAGGGGTCTCCTCGCCGTCGTGGCGTTCGCGGCGGTGCTGAGGCTCGGGCTCGTCGGCGCGAACTTCGCCGACCTGTGCGACATCACATGGGAGCCGCAGAACGCCGCGATGACGGACGGAGGGGAGCACCTCACGCTCTCCCTCGTCAGCAACATCTCAG GCAGTATGCTCCGGACCAAGAAGACGTTCATCTACGGCAGCATCTCCACCTTGATCAAGCTGGTCAAGGGAAATTCGGCCGGCACCGTCACCACCTACTAC ACGTCGTCGGTGGGCGACGACCACGACGAGATCGACTTCGAGTTCCTGGGCAACGAGACGGGCCAGCCCTACACCATCCACACCAACGTGTTCGCCGACGGCGTGGGCGCCAAGGAGGTGCAGTTCTACCCCTGGTTCGACCCCACCGCCGACTTCCACAACTACACCATCTTCTGGAACCCCTCCATGATCGT GTGGTTTGTGGACAGCATCCCGATCCGCGTGTTCCGCAACTACGCGAGCAAGGGCGTGCCGTTCCCGACGAAGCGGCCGATGTACGGCTTCTCCAGCATCTGGTCGGCGGACGACTGGGCCACGCAGGGCGGCCGCGTCAAGACGGACTGGGCCAAGGCGCCCTTCGTCGCCGAGTACGACAACATGGGCCTCGACGTCTGCGAGTGCCTGAGCACCGACGCCGAGTGCGCCGCCAGATGCAACAAGGACACCCCGCCGGAGCCGTCCCAGCTCACCAAGGAGCAGATGCGCCAGCTCAGGGCCGTGCAGCTCGGCTACACCATCTACGACTACTGCGTCAACGGCAAGGGCCCCGTACCGCCCGAGTGCAGCATGCCCCAGTACTGA